The Myxococcota bacterium genome has a segment encoding these proteins:
- a CDS encoding PEP-CTERM sorting domain-containing protein, translated as MLRPRSCPLRRIVSRLPLLGVLVGLSISPNEGSAVSFTGLGDFAGGAFHSVALAASADGSSVVGYGTSASGFEAFRWTSGGGMVGLGELAGGRSHSVAYGVSGDGSTIVGYSISASAGEAVRWTAGGGIVELGGLTTFFIGTSANDASADGNSIVGYRSSPFGSEAYRWTASGGMVGLGDLAGGSSNSLATGISADGLTVVGYGTSASGIEAFRWTEGDDMIGLGDFAGGDYFSVANRVSADGSTIVGAGTSASGLEAFRWTTADGMVGLGDLAGGSFDSVAYGVSADGATIVGKGSSASGDEAFLWTAGDGMRELDVVLGSLGVDLAGWILSYAYGVSADGRTIVGYGTNPSGFTEAWVAVIPEPGTGALAAVGLAALAARSRRRQRR; from the coding sequence ATGCTCCGGCCGCGTTCGTGCCCGCTGCGCCGCATCGTCTCGCGGCTCCCGCTGCTCGGCGTGCTCGTCGGTCTCTCCATCTCACCTAACGAGGGTTCTGCAGTCTCGTTCACGGGGCTCGGGGATTTCGCGGGTGGGGCCTTCCACAGCGTTGCGCTCGCTGCGTCCGCCGACGGCTCCAGCGTCGTCGGCTACGGCACCAGTGCATCTGGATTCGAGGCGTTCCGCTGGACTTCGGGCGGTGGCATGGTCGGGCTCGGCGAGCTCGCCGGCGGACGCTCCCATAGCGTCGCCTACGGCGTGTCCGGCGATGGCTCGACCATCGTCGGCTACAGCATCAGCGCGTCCGCTGGCGAGGCGGTCCGCTGGACCGCGGGCGGAGGCATCGTCGAGCTCGGCGGCCTCACCACCTTCTTCATCGGTACCAGCGCGAACGACGCCTCTGCCGATGGCAACAGCATCGTCGGGTACAGAAGCAGCCCGTTCGGATCCGAGGCGTACCGCTGGACGGCGAGCGGCGGCATGGTCGGCCTCGGCGACCTCGCCGGCGGGAGCTCCAACAGCCTGGCCACGGGCATCTCCGCCGATGGCCTCACCGTCGTCGGCTACGGCACCAGTGCATCCGGAATCGAGGCGTTCCGCTGGACCGAGGGCGACGACATGATCGGGCTCGGTGATTTCGCCGGCGGGGACTACTTCAGCGTTGCCAACCGAGTGTCCGCCGATGGCTCCACGATCGTCGGTGCGGGCACGAGCGCATCCGGACTCGAGGCGTTCCGCTGGACGACGGCCGACGGCATGGTCGGCCTGGGCGACCTCGCCGGCGGCAGCTTCGACAGCGTCGCCTATGGCGTATCCGCCGATGGCGCGACGATCGTCGGCAAGGGCAGCAGCGCATCCGGAGACGAGGCGTTCCTGTGGACCGCCGGCGACGGGATGCGAGAGCTCGACGTCGTGCTCGGCTCACTCGGCGTCGATCTCGCGGGCTGGATCCTCTCCTACGCCTACGGAGTCTCGGCCGACGGAAGGACGATCGTCGGCTACGGCACCAACCCGAGTGGCTTCACCGAGGCATGGGTCGCCGTCATCCCCGAGCCGGGCACGGGCGCGCTCGCGGCCGTCGGGCTCGCGGCGCTCGCGGCTCGGTCGCGGCGTCGGCAACGGCGCTGA
- a CDS encoding HRDC domain-containing protein, which produces MDPVEGMVADFVIIERQSDLEALAQDLLKEKIVAVDTEADSFYHYFDKTCLVQIATAKNTYLVDPLALGGPSELAPLAPLFASPDVRVVFHAAEYDIYVLKRDCGFEFANLFDTMVSAQLLGYPAVGLSALIEHHFGVKLPKDEQRSDWSRRPLTDEQLTYAASDVQYLIRLTDKLERELRKAKRLEWAQAEFEALTKRQWPSRGFDKLGYLRIKGAKKLDPKSLGVLRELYLLRDKRAREIDRPPFKVLGNRTLLDIAEAKPRTQAALAEIKGVSELIVRRMGSDLLEAVREGKKEGHGPIPKLEGNGRRRMDRRAERRLTHLKRWRTTRAGELGLDPGVLCPNSALEAMAIDPPDSAAALDGRKEIKGWFAKEFGDEVAGVLADRAGDAEDDGAAD; this is translated from the coding sequence TTGGATCCAGTCGAGGGCATGGTGGCAGATTTCGTGATCATCGAGCGGCAGAGCGACCTCGAGGCTCTCGCTCAGGATCTCCTGAAAGAGAAGATCGTCGCCGTCGATACCGAGGCCGACAGCTTCTACCACTACTTCGACAAGACCTGCCTCGTCCAGATCGCCACCGCGAAGAACACGTACCTCGTCGACCCGCTCGCGCTCGGCGGGCCGTCGGAGCTGGCGCCGCTCGCGCCGCTCTTCGCCTCGCCCGACGTGCGCGTCGTCTTCCACGCCGCCGAGTACGACATCTACGTGCTGAAGCGCGACTGCGGCTTCGAGTTCGCGAACCTGTTCGACACGATGGTGAGCGCGCAGCTGCTCGGCTACCCGGCCGTCGGGCTCTCGGCGCTGATCGAGCACCACTTCGGCGTGAAGCTGCCGAAGGACGAGCAGCGCTCCGACTGGTCGCGCCGCCCGCTCACCGACGAGCAGCTCACCTACGCCGCGTCCGACGTGCAGTACCTCATCCGCCTGACGGACAAGCTCGAGAGGGAGCTGCGCAAGGCGAAGCGGCTCGAGTGGGCGCAGGCCGAGTTCGAAGCGCTCACGAAGCGCCAGTGGCCGAGCCGCGGCTTCGACAAGCTCGGCTACCTGCGCATCAAGGGCGCCAAGAAGCTCGACCCGAAGTCGTTGGGCGTGCTGCGCGAGCTCTATCTGCTGCGCGACAAGCGCGCGAGAGAGATCGACCGCCCGCCCTTCAAGGTGCTCGGCAACCGCACGCTGCTCGACATCGCCGAGGCGAAGCCGCGCACGCAGGCCGCGCTCGCCGAGATCAAGGGCGTCTCCGAGCTCATCGTGCGCCGCATGGGCAGCGACCTCCTCGAGGCCGTGCGCGAGGGCAAGAAGGAGGGCCACGGGCCCATCCCGAAGCTCGAGGGCAACGGCCGCCGCCGCATGGACCGCCGCGCCGAGCGCCGCCTCACCCACCTCAAGCGCTGGCGCACGACGCGCGCCGGCGAGCTCGGCCTCGACCCCGGCGTCCTCTGCCCGAACTCCGCCCTCGAGGCCATGGCCATCGACCCGCCCGATTCCGCCGCCGCCCTCGACGGCCGCAAGGAGATCAAGGGCTGGTTCGCGAAGGAGTTCGGCGACGAGGTCGCCGGCGTCCTCGCCGACCGCGCGGGCGACGCCGAGGACGACGGCGCGGCGGACTAA